The segment GACGTCACTGTGATTAACATCCGCGCCAGCCTCTATGAGGTCCCTAACCATCTGCAAATGGAGCCCCAGCACTGCAAGAATTAACGCGGATTGACCCTCATTATTTTCTTCATCCAGGTCTACTCCTGCCGCCATTATTTTTTTTGCGCAGCTGTATTGGCCCCAGCGTGCTGCTTTCAGAAAAGCAGTATCACCTTTTTTATCTTTTATATTCAGATCAGGCCCCCGGTGTAAAATCTCCTCTATTATAAAAAGATCCCCATATTCCACAGCCAGGGTCAGGACATTGTGTGATCTTTGAGAAATACTTTCAGGTATTTTTGTATTAACACTGATCCCCATATCCAGAAGTCTCTTTAATTCATCAATGTCACCACACATTATTGATTTGTAGAGTTTGTTCAATAACTCATCAGGAAAAACTGTATGAAAGCCCATTATCTGGAAATCCCTTTGCAAACGGCGCAAAATGTCGGCTTTATTTATTTCGTTCAGACCTTCCAGACACGTATATATTGATCTCTGTGCTAATTGAACAGGGTCATGGTCTTGTACATCAGGTTTATCGCCATATAAAAAATGTAATGACTTGATATCAGGGAACAAATTCCTGATATCCGCGCCTTTTTCCTTCTGCTCCATCAATCCATTGACTATTTGCATCCCATATTTTTCCATAAATATATTTAAATTTTGTT is part of the Candidatus Margulisiibacteriota bacterium genome and harbors:
- a CDS encoding ankyrin repeat domain-containing protein, coding for MIRTIKRKITALQTETCPLVFLKEKLAFLEQNLNIFMEKYGMQIVNGLMEQKEKGADIRNLFPDIKSLHFLYGDKPDVQDHDPVQLAQRSIYTCLEGLNEINKADILRRLQRDFQIMGFHTVFPDELLNKLYKSIMCGDIDELKRLLDMGISVNTKIPESISQRSHNVLTLAVEYGDLFIIEEILHRGPDLNIKDKKGDTAFLKAARWGQYSCAKKIMAAGVDLDEENNEGQSALILAVLGLHLQMVRDLIEAGADVNHSDVKGDTVLHHLIRKGFPSTIIDMLKSRGAKLDEYNYEMLSPLMLASTIPDREEQMEFLIAAGANINKTDNMGRPAVYLAIEKNNMEALQLLLDKGANVNFCISTGVTPLDLAYFMNNQQAVRMLEAAGVVYIVP